From Paenibacillus sp. GP183, one genomic window encodes:
- a CDS encoding aldo/keto reductase, with product MKYRSLGRTDLQVSEISFGTWAIGGSWGNVSDSDSLRALQTAIDQGVNFFDTADVYGDGHSEKLLAQATKGKEYDIHIATKFCRSADIHNPEVYTEKSVRAFCEASLKRLEREAIDLYQIHCPPFEILKQGLVFEVLDKLKAEGKIRYYGVSVETMEEGMFCMEQPNVSALQIIFNLLRQKPLDELLPAAQSRNMGILVRLPLASGLLTGKFKDDTRFAANDHRSFNENGEQFNVGETFGGLGFAKGLEFSRQLGWIAEARESMTRASLRWLLDQAGVSCVIPGFRNEAQVLDNLRAAQVPPFTEQEQQRLRDWYASEVHPSIRGAY from the coding sequence ATGAAGTACAGATCGCTTGGACGAACAGATTTACAAGTGAGCGAGATTAGTTTTGGGACTTGGGCCATTGGCGGCTCATGGGGAAATGTTTCAGACAGCGATTCGCTTCGAGCTTTGCAAACGGCCATCGACCAGGGGGTTAATTTCTTCGATACGGCTGATGTATACGGCGATGGTCACAGTGAAAAGCTGCTTGCTCAAGCTACAAAAGGCAAAGAATATGATATCCATATTGCTACTAAATTTTGCCGAAGTGCTGATATTCATAATCCTGAGGTATATACGGAAAAATCGGTGCGCGCCTTTTGCGAAGCCAGCTTGAAGCGGCTCGAGCGGGAAGCCATTGACTTGTATCAAATCCACTGCCCTCCCTTTGAGATTTTGAAGCAGGGGCTTGTTTTTGAGGTTTTGGATAAATTGAAGGCCGAAGGCAAAATTCGTTATTATGGCGTTAGTGTAGAAACCATGGAAGAAGGAATGTTCTGCATGGAGCAGCCGAATGTCAGCGCGCTGCAAATTATTTTCAACCTGCTTAGGCAAAAGCCGCTGGATGAACTCCTTCCGGCTGCCCAGTCCAGGAACATGGGCATCCTGGTCCGTTTACCGCTGGCGAGCGGGCTGCTGACCGGCAAATTCAAGGACGATACCCGGTTCGCAGCCAATGACCACCGCAGCTTTAATGAAAATGGCGAGCAGTTCAATGTCGGCGAAACGTTTGGCGGCCTTGGCTTTGCCAAAGGGCTGGAGTTTAGCCGCCAGCTTGGCTGGATCGCCGAAGCAAGAGAGAGCATGACGCGCGCCTCATTGCGCTGGCTGCTCGATCAAGCCGGGGTCAGCTGTGTCATACCGGGCTTCAGGAATGAAGCTCAGGTGCTCGACAATCTGCGCGCAGCGCAGGTTCCGCCATTCACCGAGCAAGAGCAGCAGCGGCTGCGCGATTGGTACGCAAGCGAGGTGCACCCCAGCATCCGCGGCGCATATTAA
- a CDS encoding metallophosphoesterase codes for MRRRGFVVIIMIFVGIFGLINGYAGLRIWEWLHALAPNLNGWFFWTLLWLIGYSFVIGRFTAAYLPRPIVSLFTIVGAYWFAILQYTIPFLLFIDLIRILNQWIGILPNSFMQDPQTVTYTGTAVFILVLIILLYGVWRARNPIVVRYEVDIPKHGGTHKELHIAAVSDTHVGTINGNRRLRHMVNMVNELKPDMVLIVGDLIDDDFHPFVKQKMPDQLKSLKSNLGTYSVLGNHEYIAGHLDEYAAELEKAGVRLLVDEAVQINDSFYIIGRDDISGKAHHGRPRKPLSELVKELDPQKPLIMMDHQPYRLDEGLKAGIDLQLSGHTHRGQMYPYHFITRRTYELDWGYLYKESMHVIVSSGFGTWGPPIRVGNIPEVVSVKVRFTD; via the coding sequence ATGAGAAGAAGAGGATTTGTCGTCATCATAATGATCTTTGTTGGTATTTTTGGCCTGATCAATGGATATGCGGGTTTGAGGATCTGGGAATGGCTTCATGCCCTTGCGCCTAATTTGAACGGCTGGTTTTTTTGGACCCTGCTGTGGCTGATTGGATATTCATTTGTCATTGGGCGTTTTACTGCGGCTTATCTTCCAAGGCCAATAGTGAGTTTGTTTACGATAGTGGGGGCATACTGGTTTGCTATTTTACAGTACACCATTCCCTTTCTCCTTTTTATCGATCTGATTCGGATTCTCAACCAATGGATCGGCATTTTGCCGAATTCCTTTATGCAAGATCCTCAAACGGTAACCTATACAGGAACAGCCGTTTTTATACTTGTGCTTATCATTCTGCTATATGGAGTATGGAGGGCACGAAATCCAATTGTGGTTCGTTATGAAGTGGACATCCCGAAACATGGGGGAACGCATAAGGAGCTTCATATTGCTGCGGTATCGGATACACATGTGGGAACCATAAACGGGAATCGCAGGCTGAGGCACATGGTGAATATGGTCAATGAGCTTAAACCGGACATGGTGCTTATCGTGGGAGATCTGATTGACGATGACTTTCATCCTTTTGTCAAACAGAAGATGCCAGATCAATTGAAGTCGTTAAAATCAAATCTGGGGACTTACTCCGTACTGGGCAATCACGAATATATAGCAGGCCATTTGGATGAATATGCTGCCGAGTTGGAGAAAGCCGGTGTTCGTCTGCTGGTTGACGAGGCGGTGCAAATCAACGACAGCTTTTATATAATCGGAAGAGATGACATATCGGGAAAAGCTCATCATGGCCGTCCTCGGAAGCCGCTAAGTGAGCTTGTTAAGGAGCTCGATCCTCAAAAGCCGCTCATTATGATGGATCATCAGCCTTACCGATTGGATGAAGGATTAAAGGCAGGGATTGATCTGCAGTTATCCGGACACACACATCGAGGCCAGATGTATCCGTATCATTTTATTACCCGTAGAACCTATGAGCTGGACTGGGGATACTTATATAAAGAATCGATGCATGTCATCGTTTCTTCAGGCTTTGGCACTTGGGGTCCACCAATACGAGTCGGCAACATTCCGGAGGTTGTCAGTGTGAAAGTACGCTTTACTGATTAG
- a CDS encoding AraC family transcriptional regulator, with translation MFRQIMLPTLQPSPYFIFPESIGFYWDNPQHSVDRAEGQWSTFSLHFIIEGKGFVEKDGELFPLQKGDAFLYVPFQKQRYYSSKEDPWDIRWVHFYGGKIKEFLYERGFHSNLWTLHRWSELDEAFEALLQEAEIHGILRPAKLSSLTYAILAEFMSYALPLAPNRGIESMDRILKLLPLMQKKACEPFLLEEWAMQIGVSTHYFCKLFRKSTSMTPLSFITLCRMQFAKQWLIEQTMVNIKDIAERAGYPSASYFNQRFLEHEGMTPSEYRSLYTKNA, from the coding sequence ATGTTTCGTCAAATCATGCTGCCTACCCTGCAGCCGTCTCCTTATTTCATTTTTCCGGAATCAATTGGCTTCTATTGGGATAACCCCCAGCACTCCGTGGACCGGGCAGAGGGACAATGGTCAACGTTCAGCCTTCATTTTATTATCGAAGGAAAGGGATTTGTGGAAAAAGACGGAGAATTGTTCCCGCTGCAAAAAGGTGACGCTTTTTTGTATGTTCCGTTTCAAAAGCAGCGGTACTACAGCAGCAAGGAAGATCCCTGGGATATCAGGTGGGTGCACTTTTATGGAGGTAAAATCAAGGAATTTCTCTACGAAAGGGGATTCCACAGCAATCTGTGGACGCTTCACCGTTGGAGTGAGCTGGATGAAGCTTTTGAGGCTTTGTTGCAGGAAGCGGAGATCCATGGAATCCTTCGTCCTGCCAAGCTGTCTTCACTTACTTATGCGATATTGGCCGAGTTTATGAGCTATGCCCTGCCGCTGGCTCCAAATCGCGGCATTGAATCGATGGACCGCATCCTGAAACTGCTTCCCTTGATGCAAAAAAAAGCCTGTGAGCCCTTCCTATTGGAGGAATGGGCAATGCAGATCGGGGTCAGCACGCATTATTTTTGTAAGCTGTTTCGCAAATCGACCTCCATGACTCCATTATCCTTTATCACGTTATGCCGCATGCAATTCGCCAAGCAATGGCTGATTGAACAAACAATGGTAAACATTAAGGATATTGCCGAGCGGGCCGGATATCCGAGCGCCAGTTATTTTAACCAGCGCTTCCTTGAGCATGAGGGCATGACCCCCAGCGAGTATCGCAGCTTATATACCAAAAACGCCTGA
- a CDS encoding glycosyltransferase family 2 protein yields the protein MNPALVSVIIPTYNRQLELCELLDSLLLQTYNHMQIIVVNDCGASVDFVKELYPELAIQVITMETNMKHVHARNRGLLEAKGDYIMLCDDDDLLLPTHLERMLQAIEGWDLVYPDVEIFDYVIENGVRIPTNRFVFAYDDNPADMRKFSTFFSSGCLFRRKIVQELGPFDTDMYHYWDWDFYLRVSQSFRVRRVPVASALYAFANQGNTNMSGQLDSMRPYLDKLSDKHQLGTLPTKNFFLLLQEPEVMSRKAATELLWDGKPFPSRLVSAQKSSLNKK from the coding sequence TTGAATCCAGCATTAGTATCTGTTATCATCCCAACCTACAATCGTCAGCTGGAGCTATGCGAGCTTCTTGATTCCTTATTGCTGCAGACCTACAACCATATGCAAATTATCGTCGTCAATGATTGCGGGGCTTCTGTTGATTTTGTCAAGGAGCTGTATCCCGAGCTTGCCATCCAGGTTATCACCATGGAAACAAATATGAAGCATGTACACGCCAGAAACAGAGGACTTCTCGAGGCAAAAGGAGACTATATCATGCTTTGTGATGATGATGACCTGCTGCTGCCGACGCATCTGGAACGAATGCTTCAAGCGATTGAAGGTTGGGATTTGGTTTATCCCGATGTGGAAATTTTTGATTATGTGATCGAAAATGGTGTAAGAATCCCGACCAACCGATTTGTGTTTGCTTATGATGACAACCCTGCCGACATGCGCAAATTTTCTACTTTTTTCTCTTCAGGCTGTTTATTCCGGCGTAAAATTGTTCAGGAGCTTGGACCCTTTGATACGGATATGTACCATTATTGGGATTGGGACTTTTATTTAAGGGTTTCTCAAAGCTTCCGCGTCCGCAGGGTGCCTGTGGCCAGCGCTTTATACGCCTTCGCGAATCAAGGGAATACGAATATGTCAGGACAATTGGATTCTATGCGGCCTTATTTGGATAAGCTATCAGACAAGCACCAACTCGGAACGCTGCCCACTAAAAATTTCTTTCTCCTGCTGCAGGAGCCCGAAGTCATGAGCAGGAAAGCAGCCACCGAGCTCCTTTGGGATGGGAAGCCTTTTCCCTCCAGGCTGGTTAGCGCACAGAAATCAAGTTTAAATAAGAAATAA
- a CDS encoding Gfo/Idh/MocA family oxidoreductase gives MTTSKLRWGILGCAAIAKGSFIPGVRLSRTGFIQAIASRNFDKAKETAKAFDIPTYYGSYAELLEDKDIDAVYIPLPNHLHTEWTIRAAAAGKHVLCEKPIALNAAEALRMVEECEKAKVCLAEAFMFRHHPRYQIMKELIESGEIGELRNIHGTYTYNHADKKGNVRFKRAMGGGSIYDIGCYPINAARFILGQEPVAATVQAFFSPDHDDVDMMATGLIEFPNNVALSFDCSMWASPRNTLEILGTTGRIQAHSAFVSRPNPSSHFFIINVKEMREMVVPYENPYALQADDFAYGVWGVKPPRFEPMDSVRSMRVIDACLKSARENIRVSIESE, from the coding sequence ATGACAACGTCCAAGCTGCGATGGGGAATTCTAGGTTGTGCCGCTATTGCCAAAGGGTCTTTCATCCCAGGCGTTCGACTGTCGCGAACCGGTTTTATCCAGGCGATTGCCAGTCGAAATTTCGATAAAGCCAAGGAAACCGCCAAAGCCTTTGATATACCTACTTATTACGGCAGTTATGCCGAGCTTCTGGAGGATAAAGACATTGATGCTGTCTACATTCCCTTGCCGAATCACCTTCACACGGAATGGACCATTCGGGCAGCAGCGGCAGGTAAGCATGTCCTTTGTGAAAAGCCGATTGCCCTTAATGCTGCAGAAGCGTTGAGAATGGTCGAGGAATGCGAAAAAGCGAAGGTTTGTTTGGCCGAAGCCTTTATGTTTCGTCATCATCCCCGCTATCAGATCATGAAAGAGCTTATTGAATCCGGGGAAATCGGCGAGCTCCGCAATATTCACGGGACCTATACTTATAATCACGCCGATAAGAAAGGAAATGTACGCTTCAAACGCGCGATGGGCGGCGGCTCTATCTATGATATCGGCTGCTATCCGATCAACGCAGCTCGTTTCATATTAGGCCAGGAACCGGTCGCGGCAACAGTGCAAGCATTCTTCTCGCCAGATCATGATGATGTGGATATGATGGCGACCGGCCTGATTGAATTTCCGAACAATGTGGCGCTGTCCTTCGACTGCTCGATGTGGGCTTCTCCGCGAAATACTTTGGAAATTCTGGGGACAACAGGGCGCATTCAAGCCCATTCCGCATTTGTCAGTCGACCCAACCCGAGCAGCCATTTCTTTATCATCAATGTGAAAGAAATGCGCGAGATGGTTGTGCCTTATGAGAATCCGTACGCTTTGCAGGCGGACGATTTTGCCTACGGAGTATGGGGTGTTAAGCCTCCCCGCTTTGAACCGATGGACTCTGTTCGCAGCATGCGGGTGATCGATGCTTGCCTCAAGTCAGCCCGTGAAAATATCCGCGTATCTATTGAGTCCGAGTAA
- the sigK gene encoding RNA polymerase sporulation sigma factor SigK, producing MPGLFSAIALFIKEVTLLVSYVKNNAFPQPLAEDEEEKHLRLMSEGNQYSRNLLIEHNLRLVAHIVKKFDNTGEDLEDLISIGTIGLIKAIESFSPNKGTKLATFAARCIENEILMHLRSLKKTRKDVSLHDPIGTDKEGNEITLIDILGTEADDVVDKVQLKIEKSKIYKNLDILDDREKEVVMGRFGLEHGGEERTQREIAKELGISRSYVSRIEKRALMKLYHEFYKAKR from the coding sequence TTGCCTGGTCTTTTTTCAGCAATTGCATTATTTATCAAAGAAGTAACATTGCTTGTTTCTTACGTGAAAAACAACGCTTTTCCCCAACCTCTTGCTGAAGATGAAGAAGAAAAACACTTGCGGCTCATGTCCGAAGGAAATCAGTATTCGCGAAATTTGTTGATTGAGCATAATTTAAGATTGGTTGCTCACATCGTCAAAAAATTCGACAATACGGGGGAAGATCTGGAGGATTTGATCTCGATCGGGACCATCGGGCTGATCAAAGCGATCGAATCGTTCTCGCCGAATAAGGGCACCAAATTGGCTACGTTTGCAGCGCGTTGTATCGAGAATGAGATCCTGATGCACCTAAGGTCATTGAAAAAAACTCGGAAGGATGTATCGCTGCACGACCCTATTGGGACAGACAAAGAAGGAAACGAAATCACCTTGATCGATATTCTTGGAACAGAAGCCGATGATGTCGTAGACAAGGTGCAGCTTAAAATTGAGAAAAGCAAAATATATAAAAATTTAGATATATTGGATGACCGGGAAAAGGAAGTCGTGATGGGGCGGTTTGGCCTTGAGCACGGTGGAGAGGAAAGGACGCAGCGGGAAATTGCGAAGGAGCTGGGGATTTCGCGCAGCTATGTGTCAAGGATTGAGAAGCGAGCGCTCATGAAGCTTTATCATGAGTTTTATAAGGCGAAGCGATAA
- a CDS encoding PAS domain-containing sensor histidine kinase — translation MGENPNARIQRKRNIHLSNVQYREIVELSPEPIIVQSNGLIIYANPSAVKMIGAENQEQLIDQQLVDFIHPDDLEQNEIRNTLLFKQGKPSELIEIKLIRLDGKIITVEVKFVPITYLGNLALALLCRDVTEKNETDHALLENEQRYRHLIKMSPEPIVVHSNGILVYLNDSAKELFGANKQDDLIGSSIFDFIHPDQHEILKNRLLQFDNDEIQVEYIYYNLVRLDGQLIETEISSAVVFNYLGNSVIQSVIRDLSARKRNDEFLRKTDKLSAIGQLAAGVAHEVRNPLTSLKGFTQLLMKRHEESKLYLDIMLDELERINFIVNEFMQLAKPQVVEFKEHHLKTILETIISILDTQAIINKVQINMSLDADLTPIYGDEPQLKQVFLNIIKNAIEAMPNGGTLRIQANVQNNHVVLQFIDQGCGIPKDQIPRLGEPFLTTKEKGIGLGLMVSYNIVEAHRGTMFFESELNQGTTVNILLPLNKTARLSASMK, via the coding sequence ATGGGAGAAAATCCAAACGCCAGAATTCAGCGCAAAAGAAACATTCATCTTTCAAATGTACAATACCGAGAAATTGTTGAGCTTTCCCCTGAGCCCATTATCGTTCAAAGCAATGGTTTGATTATTTATGCAAATCCCTCTGCCGTAAAAATGATCGGTGCGGAAAATCAAGAACAACTGATTGACCAGCAATTAGTTGATTTTATTCATCCCGATGATCTCGAACAAAACGAAATCCGGAATACCTTGCTTTTCAAACAAGGGAAACCCTCTGAACTCATTGAGATCAAGCTTATTCGACTGGATGGCAAGATCATCACGGTCGAGGTGAAATTTGTGCCCATAACTTATCTCGGGAATTTAGCCTTAGCGCTGTTATGCAGGGATGTTACTGAAAAAAATGAAACCGATCATGCCTTGCTTGAAAATGAACAACGTTATCGGCATCTAATAAAAATGTCGCCTGAACCCATTGTTGTCCACAGCAATGGAATTCTCGTTTATCTGAATGACTCCGCCAAGGAATTGTTTGGCGCAAACAAGCAGGATGACTTGATAGGAAGCTCCATATTTGACTTTATACATCCTGATCAACATGAAATATTAAAAAACCGTCTCTTACAATTCGATAACGATGAAATTCAAGTGGAATACATATATTACAATTTAGTACGCCTCGATGGACAATTGATCGAAACAGAAATTTCCAGCGCGGTCGTGTTTAATTACTTGGGAAACTCTGTCATTCAGAGCGTTATACGTGACTTGTCGGCCAGAAAAAGAAATGATGAATTTCTTAGAAAAACCGACAAGCTTTCGGCCATCGGACAATTGGCTGCCGGGGTAGCCCACGAGGTCCGTAATCCACTCACCTCGCTTAAAGGCTTTACTCAGCTGCTCATGAAAAGACATGAGGAAAGCAAGCTGTATCTTGACATTATGTTGGATGAATTAGAGCGTATCAATTTTATTGTGAATGAATTTATGCAGCTGGCAAAACCGCAAGTTGTGGAGTTTAAAGAACATCATTTGAAAACTATATTGGAAACCATCATATCCATTCTTGATACTCAGGCTATTATTAATAAGGTCCAAATCAACATGTCTTTGGATGCAGACCTGACACCGATTTATGGGGATGAGCCTCAGTTAAAACAGGTTTTTTTGAATATTATTAAAAATGCGATAGAAGCCATGCCGAATGGTGGAACACTAAGGATTCAAGCTAATGTTCAAAACAACCATGTAGTTTTACAGTTCATAGACCAAGGCTGCGGTATTCCAAAGGATCAAATCCCAAGACTGGGGGAACCCTTTCTCACAACAAAAGAAAAAGGAATTGGTTTGGGCTTGATGGTAAGCTACAACATCGTCGAAGCTCATAGAGGAACCATGTTCTTTGAAAGTGAGCTCAACCAGGGCACCACCGTCAATATCTTATTGCCTTTGAACAAAACAGCACGCTTATCCGCATCGATGAAATAA
- a CDS encoding Gfo/Idh/MocA family oxidoreductase translates to MGANQLRWGILGCAGIAVRAVIPGIRASETGVVAAIASRDLAKSKEMAAQLNIDKAYGSYEELLADSEIDAVYIPLPNHLHMEWTLRAAQAGKHVLCEKPIALDAAQAEKMVTACEQAGVQLAEAFMYRHHPRYDGIKEIIRSGEIGSIRGIHGAFTFNNAASGSNVRFHRFMGGGSLYDVGCYPISAARYLLEQEPNAATMHAFFSPEHDDVDMMASGLLEFTGGVALTFDCGMWAAGRNTLEVLGDLGRIELPSAFVTPPSPGSNFFVITKEGRREVAVPDVNQYALQADDMAYAVWGKKPLRFESMDAVRNMRVIDACLQSAREHARIVIPN, encoded by the coding sequence ATGGGTGCAAATCAATTAAGATGGGGGATTCTCGGCTGTGCAGGGATTGCCGTACGCGCTGTGATTCCAGGTATCCGAGCATCGGAAACCGGAGTTGTGGCGGCTATTGCCAGTCGGGATTTGGCCAAGTCCAAAGAGATGGCTGCCCAATTAAACATCGACAAAGCTTACGGAAGCTACGAGGAGCTTTTGGCCGACAGCGAAATTGATGCCGTTTACATTCCGCTGCCCAATCACCTGCATATGGAATGGACCCTGCGCGCTGCTCAAGCTGGAAAACATGTACTTTGCGAGAAGCCTATTGCCCTCGATGCTGCACAGGCAGAAAAGATGGTCACGGCTTGCGAGCAAGCAGGCGTACAGTTGGCTGAAGCGTTCATGTATAGGCATCACCCGCGATATGATGGGATCAAGGAGATTATTCGCTCTGGAGAAATCGGATCGATTCGCGGCATCCACGGTGCTTTTACTTTTAATAATGCGGCTTCCGGCAGCAATGTCCGCTTTCACCGCTTCATGGGCGGCGGCTCCCTGTACGATGTGGGATGCTATCCGATCAGCGCAGCGCGTTATCTTTTGGAGCAGGAGCCAAATGCGGCCACGATGCACGCTTTCTTTTCGCCTGAGCATGATGATGTGGATATGATGGCCTCCGGGCTGCTTGAGTTTACTGGCGGCGTGGCTCTTACCTTTGATTGCGGGATGTGGGCAGCTGGCAGAAATACGTTGGAAGTGCTTGGAGATCTAGGGCGAATTGAGCTTCCATCCGCTTTTGTAACTCCTCCGAGCCCTGGCAGTAATTTCTTTGTCATCACCAAGGAAGGCCGCAGAGAAGTTGCTGTACCTGATGTGAATCAGTATGCTTTGCAAGCGGATGATATGGCCTATGCGGTTTGGGGGAAAAAGCCACTGCGCTTCGAATCTATGGATGCTGTTCGCAACATGCGCGTGATCGATGCTTGCTTGCAATCAGCTCGGGAGCATGCTCGTATAGTGATTCCTAACTAG
- a CDS encoding lactonase family protein — MEQIMKEILVYISSYTQENPVGIRLYALELATGKLHSLGHGIQLSQASYMAIDSNRMKLYAVSETGEYEGKAGGSVAAYDIDAKTGHLTWLNQKPTYGGAPCFVSLDQTGSCLYVSNYSKGNVCAFPIVEDGKLGEASDIHQHEGEGPNVSRQDGPHAHSITPDYNNRFAIAADLGIDQLVIYDMDIAGRKLKQHSEVHLQAGAGPRHIAFRLKASCLYVLNELNSTVTAMRYDQAEGKASPMQTISTLPREFKSENTGADIHISPDERFLYASNRGHNSIAAFAIEEKSGMLTAIGHYSTLGETPRNFAITPDGEYLLAANQNSGDVRVWKIDRASGELIDTGHAVEVPQPVCIKMLALV; from the coding sequence ATGGAGCAAATTATGAAAGAAATTCTCGTCTACATTAGTTCTTATACGCAAGAAAATCCGGTCGGTATTCGACTGTATGCTCTGGAGCTGGCTACCGGGAAACTCCATTCACTTGGACACGGGATTCAGTTAAGTCAAGCGTCTTACATGGCTATAGACTCCAATAGGATGAAGCTGTACGCGGTAAGCGAGACCGGGGAGTATGAAGGAAAAGCGGGAGGTTCCGTCGCAGCGTACGATATCGATGCCAAGACGGGACATTTGACATGGTTGAATCAAAAACCGACTTATGGCGGAGCGCCTTGCTTCGTAAGTCTGGATCAGACGGGCAGTTGTTTGTATGTTTCCAATTATAGCAAGGGAAACGTTTGTGCATTTCCAATAGTAGAAGACGGCAAGCTTGGCGAAGCCAGCGATATTCATCAGCATGAAGGCGAAGGTCCGAATGTATCGAGGCAGGACGGACCTCATGCGCATTCGATCACGCCGGACTACAATAATCGCTTTGCGATAGCTGCCGATCTGGGAATCGACCAATTGGTGATCTACGACATGGACATCGCAGGGCGAAAATTGAAACAGCATAGCGAGGTTCATCTCCAGGCAGGAGCGGGACCAAGGCATATCGCTTTTCGTCTTAAAGCAAGCTGTCTTTATGTGCTGAATGAACTGAACTCAACAGTAACAGCCATGAGATATGATCAAGCAGAAGGGAAAGCTTCACCCATGCAGACGATTTCTACACTGCCCAGAGAATTTAAGAGTGAAAACACAGGCGCAGACATTCATATATCTCCAGATGAAAGGTTTCTCTATGCATCGAATCGCGGGCATAACAGCATAGCTGCTTTTGCCATTGAAGAGAAAAGCGGAATGCTGACCGCTATCGGCCATTATTCGACTCTTGGAGAGACACCGCGAAACTTTGCCATCACGCCGGACGGAGAATACCTGTTAGCGGCGAATCAAAATTCGGGCGATGTGCGGGTATGGAAAATCGATCGAGCCAGCGGTGAGTTGATCGATACAGGGCATGCTGTGGAGGTGCCGCAGCCTGTATGTATCAAGATGCTGGCATTAGTTTAA
- a CDS encoding aldo/keto reductase, with product MKTISIKGLSKPVSQLIMGTDFFKLNNPDEVSAIMDHYLQIGGNTLDTAFVYCGGESEQAIGRWLEETGKRTDINILTKGAHHDSSGPRVNADAIRSDLMTSLDRLCVSSVEMYALHRDDPQVPVGPILEALNEHIEAGRIESIGASNWTYSRLQEAADYARQHGLVGFSFSSPNLSLAKANEPFWAGCVSADEETLHWHEAHQMPLLSWSSQARGFFSGRFTPDNREHADLVRVFYSDANWERLRRAQQLGQEKGATAIQIALAYVLNQPFPSCALIGPRSEAEMRSCQEGAQIKLTADEMAWLDLSAEGKPSRS from the coding sequence ATGAAAACAATATCGATAAAAGGTTTATCGAAGCCTGTATCCCAATTGATAATGGGAACCGACTTTTTCAAATTGAACAATCCGGATGAAGTCAGCGCCATCATGGACCATTATTTGCAGATTGGCGGGAATACTTTGGATACCGCATTTGTTTATTGCGGCGGCGAGAGTGAGCAAGCCATTGGCAGATGGCTGGAGGAAACCGGCAAGCGTACGGACATTAACATCCTCACTAAAGGCGCGCACCATGACTCAAGTGGGCCGCGTGTGAATGCCGATGCTATTCGCAGTGATTTAATGACAAGCCTGGATCGGCTGTGTGTCAGCTCAGTGGAGATGTACGCTCTGCATAGGGATGACCCTCAAGTCCCTGTCGGTCCTATTCTCGAAGCGTTAAATGAGCATATCGAAGCCGGCAGGATCGAGTCCATCGGCGCATCGAACTGGACCTATTCGCGGCTTCAAGAAGCTGCTGACTATGCCAGACAGCATGGCCTCGTCGGCTTTAGCTTCAGCAGCCCCAATCTCAGCTTGGCTAAAGCCAATGAGCCATTTTGGGCGGGCTGCGTTTCCGCTGATGAAGAGACCCTCCATTGGCATGAGGCTCATCAAATGCCATTGCTGTCTTGGTCTTCACAAGCGCGAGGTTTCTTCAGCGGCCGTTTCACACCGGACAACCGGGAGCATGCCGATCTGGTCCGCGTATTCTACAGCGATGCGAACTGGGAACGGCTGCGCCGGGCACAGCAGCTCGGGCAGGAAAAAGGAGCCACGGCCATACAGATCGCGTTGGCCTACGTGCTGAACCAGCCTTTCCCCTCCTGCGCCTTGATCGGCCCGCGCAGCGAAGCGGAAATGCGTTCCTGCCAGGAAGGCGCACAAATCAAGCTGACCGCCGATGAAATGGCATGGCTTGATTTATCAGCAGAAGGCAAGCCTTCGCGGAGCTAG